Proteins encoded together in one Nitrospira sp. window:
- the proC gene encoding pyrroline-5-carboxylate reductase, which translates to MFKPSPISTIGFVGGGRMAEALISGVLAAKQYGPDKIRVADPDGTRQGYLKQQYGIQVCPTNDEVVSASEVVVLAVKPQIIAEVLKGVREVISDRLVVSVAAGFPIRRIQELLDGPAAIVRAMPNTPAMVGAGMTALAVGPGVGPEGVACVRQMFESVGKVVQVDERLMDAVTGLSGSGPAYIFLAIEAMADGGVKMGLPRETANVLSAQTVLGAARMVLESGQHPARLKDQVASPGGTTIAGLHRLEQGGLRAVLMDAVEAATKRSQELGN; encoded by the coding sequence ATGTTTAAGCCCTCTCCGATAAGCACCATTGGGTTTGTCGGTGGTGGGCGTATGGCCGAAGCTCTGATCAGTGGTGTGCTCGCTGCCAAGCAGTATGGGCCTGACAAGATTCGAGTGGCTGATCCGGATGGCACAAGACAGGGTTACCTGAAACAACAATACGGGATTCAGGTTTGTCCCACGAATGATGAGGTGGTCAGCGCCAGCGAGGTCGTCGTGCTGGCCGTTAAGCCTCAGATCATCGCCGAAGTGCTGAAAGGAGTGAGGGAGGTTATCAGCGATCGGCTTGTCGTTTCAGTGGCGGCAGGATTCCCAATTCGTCGGATCCAGGAACTCCTTGATGGTCCGGCAGCGATTGTGCGTGCGATGCCGAACACACCAGCGATGGTTGGTGCGGGGATGACGGCCTTAGCGGTCGGTCCAGGTGTTGGACCTGAAGGGGTTGCCTGCGTGCGGCAGATGTTTGAATCGGTGGGCAAGGTTGTCCAGGTTGACGAGCGTCTCATGGATGCCGTGACCGGCTTGAGCGGAAGCGGCCCTGCATATATTTTCCTAGCCATTGAGGCGATGGCAGATGGTGGGGTAAAAATGGGTTTACCTCGAGAGACAGCGAATGTGTTGTCTGCACAGACCGTTCTGGGCGCGGCCCGGATGGTCCTAGAGTCTGGCCAGCATCCTGCACGGCTTAAGGACCAAGTCGCTTCTCCGGGAGGAACAACGATTGCGGGTTTACATCGGTTGGAGCAAGGTGGCCTGCGGGCTGTCTTGATGGATGCAGTTGAGGCTGCAACAAAACGATCCCAGGAGCTTGGAAACTAA
- a CDS encoding serine hydrolase: protein MLRPAKSIKTIALCRTKKWKESPALRDERLNLLAYPKAYLVRGSRFLPQFLTMSEPSAIQAALDRAVANGVFPGAVLAVRCGDRPITRFYAGQLSTDPLGASVLASTIYDLASLTKPLATVTSLVLLIQDGKCRFDADLAEYLEEYTESPIGSATLRDLLTHQSGLPGWRGYYERLSPDGVIPSSREDRLRAKQKLLNLIRSEGMVYERGARSLYSDLGFMLLGLVVERISGRPLNEFFSDCIVRRLGKPRIQFVLSEELHTFLDSVREVNGGVAPTEVDPWRGRLLCGEVHDQNAGAMGGEAGHAGLFGNVDAVMAITDEWLRTYHGQSAMLDRDLVREFTRRQAKGGASSWALGWDTPSNPSSAGRRFSAQSFGHLGYTGTSIWVDPVPRLEVVLLSNRVHPSSRNEAIREFRPMIHDLVYEEFLS from the coding sequence ATGTTGAGGCCAGCGAAGTCTATCAAGACCATAGCATTGTGCCGGACGAAAAAATGGAAGGAGAGTCCAGCCCTACGCGATGAGCGGCTGAATCTCCTCGCCTATCCGAAGGCCTATCTGGTACGCGGTTCCCGTTTTTTACCTCAATTTCTCACCATGTCCGAACCCTCTGCTATTCAGGCCGCACTTGATCGAGCGGTTGCGAATGGCGTCTTCCCAGGAGCCGTATTAGCGGTGCGGTGCGGGGACAGGCCGATCACTCGTTTTTACGCCGGACAGCTGTCTACGGACCCGCTAGGGGCTTCTGTTCTTGCGTCCACCATCTATGACCTGGCTTCCTTAACGAAACCCCTAGCAACCGTGACGTCTCTCGTCCTGCTGATCCAGGACGGCAAGTGTCGGTTTGATGCTGACCTTGCTGAGTATCTTGAGGAATATACTGAGAGTCCAATTGGGTCTGCGACCCTTAGAGATTTGTTGACCCATCAATCGGGATTGCCTGGATGGCGAGGCTATTATGAACGGCTCAGCCCGGATGGAGTCATTCCTTCATCGAGGGAAGATCGATTGAGGGCAAAGCAAAAGCTGTTGAACCTTATCCGATCAGAAGGCATGGTCTATGAGCGAGGTGCTCGCAGCCTTTATAGTGATCTAGGGTTTATGCTATTAGGACTCGTCGTCGAACGAATCAGCGGGCGACCACTCAATGAGTTTTTCTCTGATTGCATTGTGCGTCGGTTGGGGAAACCCCGAATTCAATTTGTCCTCTCTGAGGAGCTCCACACATTTCTTGACAGCGTGCGTGAAGTGAATGGCGGGGTCGCTCCGACTGAGGTTGATCCCTGGCGGGGCCGGCTGCTATGCGGAGAAGTGCATGATCAAAATGCCGGTGCAATGGGTGGCGAGGCCGGTCATGCTGGGTTATTTGGGAATGTTGATGCCGTCATGGCAATTACAGATGAGTGGCTGCGGACGTACCACGGACAATCAGCGATGCTTGATCGTGATCTTGTTCGGGAATTTACCAGGCGGCAAGCAAAAGGGGGGGCATCCAGTTGGGCACTAGGATGGGATACCCCCTCGAATCCGTCATCGGCTGGACGGCGCTTTTCAGCCCAGTCCTTTGGTCATCTTGGCTATACCGGGACTTCAATTTGGGTAGACCCTGTACCACGGCTGGAAGTCGTGTTGCTTTCCAATCGCGTCCATCCCTCAAGTCGGAATGAAGCCATTCGGGAGTTCCGTCCCATGATCCACGACCTTGTCTATGAGGAATTTCTCAGCTAA
- a CDS encoding CDP-alcohol phosphatidyltransferase family protein → MNIPNSLTILRILLIPVFIGFMTYGSYGLALLTLLLAGLTDAVDGHLARKLNQRTRLGTLLDPLADKLLLTSSFIALATLHLVPSWLVILVVSRDLMLLLGTVVAHVTSTPIDVTPTFLGKGTTFFQLSYVLLTVFLTWRGIDRSAITPLVVLLVGFTLASGFHYLYRGYRNANAIPPLT, encoded by the coding sequence ATGAATATCCCCAATAGTCTCACCATTCTTCGTATCCTTTTAATCCCTGTATTCATTGGGTTCATGACCTATGGTTCTTATGGACTTGCCCTGCTGACGCTGCTCCTTGCCGGGCTCACGGATGCGGTTGATGGCCACCTGGCACGCAAACTCAATCAACGGACACGATTAGGGACGTTACTCGATCCGTTGGCAGACAAACTTCTGTTGACATCAAGCTTTATCGCGCTTGCAACGCTCCATCTTGTCCCCTCGTGGCTTGTCATTCTGGTTGTGAGTCGGGATCTGATGCTCTTACTTGGGACTGTGGTTGCCCATGTGACCAGCACGCCGATTGATGTGACGCCGACGTTCCTGGGAAAGGGAACCACGTTTTTTCAGTTGAGCTATGTTCTGTTGACGGTGTTTCTGACATGGCGCGGCATCGACCGCTCAGCGATCACCCCGCTTGTTGTCCTCTTGGTTGGTTTTACCCTTGCCTCAGGATTCCACTATCTGTATCGAGGGTACCGAAATGCAAATGCGATCCCCCCACTGACCTAA
- a CDS encoding YggT family protein, which produces MFVVGNTLLGVATVLDYLLSFYSWIIIARALISWVNPDPWNPIVQFLTRATEPILAPIRRRVGLGMGIDLSPLIVIAAIWFLQIAVVQSIKDMAVRMN; this is translated from the coding sequence ATGTTTGTGGTTGGAAATACCTTGTTAGGGGTGGCAACGGTGCTAGACTATCTCTTGTCCTTTTATAGTTGGATCATCATTGCCCGGGCGCTTATTTCGTGGGTTAACCCTGATCCGTGGAATCCGATCGTGCAATTTCTCACCCGCGCAACGGAGCCAATATTAGCCCCGATTCGGCGGAGGGTTGGCTTGGGGATGGGCATAGACCTTTCTCCGTTGATTGTCATTGCGGCGATTTGGTTTTTGCAAATCGCGGTTGTCCAGTCAATCAAGGACATGGCAGTACGGATGAATTGA
- a CDS encoding sigma-54-dependent Fis family transcriptional regulator produces the protein MEKILVVDDEQSLREVLSIMLKRAGYAVTSAADGEEAVELLQKEIFDLVITDLRMPKVDGMEVLKAVKSASPETVVLIITAFASADSAVEAMKQGAYDYLTKPFQVDEVQLIIRNALEKRRLTTENMLLKREMASQSSFAQLVGQSEAMQKVFEVVRKVADSKSNVLICGESGTGKELVARAIHYNSARSALPFVAVNCSAVPETLLESELFGHMKGSFTGAIANKAGLFEIANGGTIFLDEIGDTTPTIQVKLLRVIQEREFRRVGGSQDIKVDVRVVAATNKDLEKAVADGSFREDLYYRLDVIPIRLPPLRMRTGDIPLLVHHFLERFAKESGKPKPVLSSDAMHVLLGHEWRGNVRELENLIERVVAFSVDGPVTDADVRGWLHRPTVPIPVQGMPLDLTDEGVDLEGLINGIEKDLLLKALERSKWVKKKAARMLRLNTRSFRYRLEKYAIKGGRD, from the coding sequence GTGGAAAAGATCTTAGTCGTCGATGACGAACAAAGCTTGCGCGAGGTGTTGAGCATCATGCTCAAGCGGGCGGGGTACGCTGTGACGAGTGCCGCTGACGGTGAGGAGGCGGTTGAACTCCTGCAGAAGGAGATCTTTGACCTGGTCATCACCGACCTGCGCATGCCCAAGGTCGACGGCATGGAGGTTCTCAAAGCGGTCAAATCAGCCTCTCCAGAAACAGTGGTGTTGATCATTACGGCGTTTGCGAGTGCAGATTCAGCCGTGGAGGCAATGAAACAGGGTGCCTATGATTATCTGACGAAACCCTTCCAAGTTGATGAAGTGCAGTTGATCATCCGGAATGCATTGGAAAAGCGGCGCCTCACGACTGAAAACATGCTCCTCAAGCGCGAGATGGCGAGTCAGTCGTCATTCGCGCAATTAGTCGGTCAGAGTGAGGCGATGCAAAAAGTTTTTGAAGTCGTACGAAAAGTCGCGGACTCGAAAAGCAACGTGCTTATTTGCGGAGAAAGTGGAACAGGAAAGGAATTAGTGGCCCGTGCGATTCACTATAACAGTGCAAGGAGCGCCTTGCCGTTTGTGGCCGTGAACTGTAGTGCCGTACCAGAGACCTTGTTGGAAAGCGAGCTGTTCGGCCATATGAAGGGATCATTTACTGGCGCGATTGCGAATAAAGCTGGGTTGTTCGAGATCGCGAACGGCGGAACGATCTTTCTTGACGAAATCGGAGACACGACTCCGACGATTCAGGTGAAACTGCTTCGAGTGATTCAAGAGCGAGAATTTCGTCGAGTGGGGGGCAGTCAGGATATTAAAGTCGATGTGCGTGTGGTGGCGGCCACCAACAAAGATCTTGAGAAAGCCGTGGCGGACGGTTCGTTCCGGGAAGATCTCTATTACCGCCTGGATGTGATCCCCATCCGGCTTCCACCGCTGCGGATGAGAACAGGTGATATCCCGCTACTCGTCCATCACTTTCTGGAACGGTTTGCGAAAGAAAGTGGGAAGCCCAAGCCGGTGCTCAGTTCCGATGCGATGCACGTCCTCTTAGGGCATGAATGGCGCGGGAACGTTCGTGAACTGGAGAATCTGATTGAGCGGGTCGTGGCGTTTTCTGTGGACGGACCGGTGACAGATGCCGATGTGCGTGGATGGCTTCATCGGCCCACGGTGCCGATCCCAGTACAGGGGATGCCGCTGGACTTAACCGATGAGGGCGTGGATCTTGAGGGGTTGATCAATGGAATCGAAAAGGATCTGCTGCTGAAGGCGCTGGAACGGTCCAAATGGGTCAAGAAGAAAGCTGCACGGATGCTCCGTCTGAACACGAGATCATTTCGGTATCGGTTGGAGAAGTATGCTATAAAAGGAGGTCGTGACTAA
- the pgeF gene encoding peptidoglycan editing factor PgeF: MAKVSVITVPAFADTRGSVHHFFGTRQHTMAHDLGIGIPSRGIQGAAPSAWTLSVKQVHGTEALVVDRPLSSADRFMGGWDALVTNQPGVMVAVRTADCVPILMHDPVQGVVAAIHAGWRGAVGAIVPKTLALLAERFGSHPKQIRFSIGPSAGDCCYEVDEPVLERVRQGVPSWEKVVRIGNGGKAKLNLKGLIQEQALAYGATSQAITIVNLCTICHEDLFFSYRREGKVNGTMISAIGLPLKRR, from the coding sequence ATGGCAAAAGTATCGGTGATAACGGTCCCGGCATTTGCGGATACCAGGGGTTCGGTGCATCACTTCTTTGGAACCCGACAACACACGATGGCGCATGACCTGGGAATCGGCATTCCTTCGCGAGGTATTCAAGGGGCCGCACCCTCAGCATGGACGTTGTCCGTCAAGCAAGTCCATGGGACCGAGGCTCTGGTGGTGGATCGTCCGCTCTCATCAGCGGACCGCTTTATGGGCGGTTGGGACGCTTTGGTGACCAATCAGCCCGGGGTTATGGTGGCAGTAAGGACCGCCGATTGTGTTCCGATTCTCATGCATGACCCTGTCCAGGGAGTTGTGGCAGCGATCCATGCAGGATGGCGAGGAGCTGTCGGAGCAATCGTGCCAAAGACACTTGCATTGTTGGCAGAGCGGTTTGGTTCTCATCCAAAACAGATACGGTTCAGTATTGGTCCATCTGCCGGTGATTGCTGTTACGAAGTGGATGAGCCGGTCCTTGAACGTGTTCGTCAGGGGGTGCCAAGTTGGGAGAAGGTCGTTCGAATAGGGAATGGGGGAAAAGCCAAGCTGAATTTGAAGGGACTCATTCAAGAACAGGCCTTAGCCTATGGAGCGACATCGCAGGCCATCACGATTGTCAACCTGTGTACGATTTGCCATGAGGATCTATTTTTCTCCTATCGGCGAGAAGGAAAAGTCAACGGGACCATGATCAGTGCCATTGGGTTACCACTAAAGCGACGATAA
- a CDS encoding PAS domain S-box protein, giving the protein MDEIKTRIYWLMGWRVVLVTLLLGLSLAFQVTKGERVETFYALIIFTYAATILYAIILQHLDRPEVLVSFAWGQIAVDFVVESVLIARTGGIESPFAVLYVISVTVASLVPRRRVGLLTASICIILFGLLTNLQLYGLAETWGWLPHTRLTAAETLQAFGVYALAFLVVGFLSGALADQLRTSDQSLREKEQGLHRLQAFHENIVNSISSGVFTADAHGRITSFNPAAEEATGYSSAQVQGRPWREVFNCRPEEMENEAAESVSHNLRFEVECKRADGNRLILGMTLGPLHEQGETTGLVGVCKDLTQIRDLEEEMRRKEWLASLGEMSAGMAHEIRNPLGALAGAMQMLRKDFQADETSQRLVGIAVREATRLNAIITEFLQYARPPALNLIECDLNKVLAETFDLVQHEARTRANITVVTAPCSDTLPAQVDQDQMKQVFWNLAVNAFDAMPMGGQLTVSTGCRKVDVVGRKAEVIEVSFHDTGAGIPKKNLDKIFLPFFTTKKSGSGLGLAAVHRIVDLHGGWIKVESEEGLGTRFGVCLPRAADSGIRLWYEGREPWKRS; this is encoded by the coding sequence GTGGACGAAATCAAAACCAGAATCTATTGGCTGATGGGGTGGCGGGTTGTTCTCGTCACGTTGCTGTTGGGATTGTCCCTTGCCTTCCAGGTGACGAAAGGCGAGCGCGTCGAAACGTTCTATGCCTTGATCATATTCACCTATGCAGCCACGATTCTCTACGCCATCATCCTTCAACACCTTGATCGTCCCGAAGTCCTGGTGTCGTTTGCATGGGGTCAGATCGCTGTCGATTTTGTCGTTGAGTCTGTGCTGATTGCACGAACCGGCGGGATTGAAAGTCCCTTTGCCGTTCTGTACGTCATCAGCGTGACGGTAGCAAGCCTGGTTCCACGTCGCCGGGTCGGCTTATTGACCGCCAGTATCTGCATCATTCTGTTCGGACTCCTGACCAATTTGCAGTTGTATGGTCTCGCGGAGACATGGGGCTGGCTCCCACATACTCGGTTGACTGCCGCGGAAACGCTCCAGGCGTTCGGCGTCTATGCGCTCGCGTTTCTGGTCGTCGGGTTCTTGAGTGGGGCGCTCGCGGATCAATTGCGGACGTCTGATCAATCGCTCCGAGAAAAAGAGCAGGGGCTCCATCGTCTTCAAGCGTTCCATGAAAATATCGTGAACAGCATCAGTAGCGGGGTGTTTACAGCCGACGCGCATGGCCGGATCACATCATTCAACCCTGCAGCTGAGGAAGCGACTGGCTATAGCAGCGCACAGGTTCAAGGGCGCCCTTGGCGAGAAGTATTTAATTGCCGGCCAGAGGAAATGGAGAATGAGGCTGCTGAGAGTGTGTCACATAATCTTCGCTTTGAGGTCGAGTGCAAACGAGCGGACGGGAATCGACTGATTCTTGGGATGACCCTTGGGCCGTTACACGAGCAAGGCGAGACAACCGGCTTGGTGGGTGTCTGCAAGGATCTCACGCAGATCCGGGACTTAGAGGAGGAGATGCGGCGCAAGGAGTGGCTGGCCAGCCTTGGAGAAATGTCGGCGGGGATGGCGCATGAAATCCGAAACCCGCTCGGTGCTCTTGCCGGTGCTATGCAAATGCTGCGGAAAGATTTTCAGGCCGACGAAACGAGCCAACGGTTGGTAGGGATCGCAGTTCGGGAAGCGACTCGGTTGAATGCCATCATTACCGAGTTTTTGCAGTACGCCAGGCCTCCTGCCCTGAATCTCATCGAGTGCGATTTAAACAAAGTCCTTGCTGAGACGTTTGATCTAGTACAACATGAAGCACGAACGAGAGCGAATATCACCGTTGTGACCGCCCCCTGTTCCGACACGCTGCCTGCGCAAGTGGATCAGGATCAGATGAAACAAGTATTTTGGAATTTGGCCGTGAACGCGTTTGATGCGATGCCAATGGGTGGTCAGCTGACGGTATCAACAGGATGTCGAAAGGTGGATGTGGTGGGTCGGAAGGCTGAGGTCATTGAGGTGTCGTTCCATGATACGGGAGCAGGCATTCCAAAGAAGAACCTCGATAAAATCTTTCTCCCGTTCTTTACCACCAAGAAGAGTGGGTCCGGATTAGGATTGGCGGCGGTCCATCGCATCGTGGATCTTCATGGTGGGTGGATCAAAGTGGAGAGTGAGGAAGGGCTGGGGACGCGATTCGGGGTCTGTTTGCCTCGTGCCGCGGATTCAGGGATCAGACTCTGGTATGAGGGAAGAGAGCCGTGGAAAAGATCTTAG
- a CDS encoding DivIVA domain-containing protein has protein sequence MKITPIDIQQMVFQVKLRGYDREEVNRFLEEIAQTVEYLNRDNTTLRERIYSLEQQVTDLKRTETTLSNTLVSAQSLAEDVKRSAQRDAELIVKEAELKASELFRQARVELGNTQRDLSVLKKQRLLMVERMRATLSTFERMLDVEASEVYQDHSIVPDEKMEGESSPTR, from the coding sequence ATGAAGATCACGCCGATTGACATTCAACAGATGGTGTTTCAAGTCAAACTTCGTGGCTATGATCGCGAAGAGGTCAACCGCTTTTTGGAGGAGATCGCACAGACGGTGGAGTACCTGAATCGAGACAATACCACCTTGCGCGAGCGAATCTACTCCCTTGAACAACAGGTAACGGACTTGAAACGGACCGAGACGACCTTGTCCAATACCCTTGTGTCGGCGCAGTCGTTGGCGGAGGATGTCAAGCGTAGCGCACAGCGGGATGCTGAGCTGATTGTGAAGGAAGCAGAATTGAAGGCCAGCGAACTCTTTCGGCAAGCCAGGGTTGAGTTGGGGAATACCCAGCGAGATTTGTCTGTGTTGAAGAAACAGCGGCTACTGATGGTGGAGCGTATGCGAGCCACACTCAGCACCTTCGAACGAATGCTGGATGTTGAGGCCAGCGAAGTCTATCAAGACCATAGCATTGTGCCGGACGAAAAAATGGAAGGAGAGTCCAGCCCTACGCGATGA
- a CDS encoding YggS family pyridoxal phosphate-dependent enzyme → MESLVQDTIAIRVQSVLAKIRSAAEKTGRPAHSIRLVAATKTVSIQQIEEGVQAGLSILGENRVQEALTKIPAFNHSSVHWHFIGNLQRRKVRSVIGLFDLIHSVDSLELVKEIDRRGGEAGCKQDVLLEVNIGNEPTKAGFRPDDMRQIVSDMACLSHVCIKGLMAIPPPTVDPESARPYFRKLNELAKMIDAQHFPSVRMDELSMGMSNDYEVAIEEGATLVRVGSAIFGARHV, encoded by the coding sequence ATGGAATCGCTCGTCCAAGACACAATTGCAATCCGGGTCCAATCAGTGCTCGCAAAGATTCGATCGGCTGCAGAAAAGACCGGTCGTCCAGCCCACAGTATTCGTCTTGTGGCAGCGACCAAGACTGTTTCGATCCAGCAGATCGAAGAAGGGGTGCAGGCGGGTCTGTCGATCTTGGGAGAAAATCGAGTTCAAGAGGCGCTGACTAAGATTCCAGCCTTCAATCATAGTTCGGTTCACTGGCATTTTATCGGTAATTTGCAGCGAAGGAAGGTACGATCCGTGATCGGTCTGTTCGATCTGATCCATTCGGTCGATAGCCTGGAGCTAGTGAAAGAGATCGATCGGCGTGGAGGAGAGGCGGGCTGCAAGCAAGATGTCTTGCTGGAGGTTAACATCGGCAACGAGCCAACAAAAGCAGGGTTTCGTCCAGATGACATGCGACAGATCGTGTCAGACATGGCCTGTCTCTCCCATGTCTGTATCAAAGGATTGATGGCTATTCCGCCGCCCACTGTTGATCCTGAGTCGGCCCGGCCCTATTTTAGAAAACTCAACGAGTTAGCGAAGATGATTGATGCCCAACATTTCCCATCGGTGAGGATGGACGAGCTTTCTATGGGAATGTCGAATGATTATGAAGTTGCCATAGAGGAAGGGGCGACGCTCGTTCGCGTTGGCAGTGCCATTTTTGGAGCACGGCATGTTTAA
- a CDS encoding type II secretion system F family protein, with product MATFAYVGRSKSGAVKKGELVAKSRDEAVEQLRRQHLVVTSLEEKSAKEGFRFKLGSGVKEKDLVVFTRQFGTMINAGLPLIQCLEILSTQSENAALRKAVGEIKGQVEGGSTFSDALRRHHKIFDDLYVNMVHAGEVGGLLDTILGRLSKHIEKAMKLKGQIKSAMVYPAAILGIAAIVITVLMIWVIPVFEKMFQEMSGGKMGLPAPTQLVIDMSNFAQGNWYIILGVIVGAVTGIKKYYATTQGRLAIDKFLLKLPVFGDLIRKASVAKFTRTLGTLLASGVPLLEALTICAKTAGNKVVEGALLDAKVSISGGKTISEPLAKSGTFPKMVTHMISVGESTGALDTMLGKIADFYEDEVDEAVGNLTALLEPMMMVFLGTTVGFIVVAMYLPIFTMASAIG from the coding sequence ATGGCCACATTTGCTTATGTCGGGCGCAGTAAATCCGGAGCAGTGAAAAAGGGCGAGCTCGTTGCCAAGTCGCGAGATGAGGCCGTCGAGCAGTTGCGCCGGCAACACCTTGTCGTCACGAGCCTTGAAGAAAAATCGGCCAAAGAGGGGTTCAGGTTTAAGTTGGGCAGCGGGGTAAAGGAGAAAGACTTAGTCGTGTTTACGAGACAATTCGGGACGATGATTAATGCGGGATTGCCCTTGATTCAATGTCTCGAAATCTTATCAACCCAGTCGGAGAATGCGGCATTGAGGAAGGCTGTCGGTGAGATCAAGGGACAGGTCGAAGGAGGATCGACGTTTTCGGACGCACTCCGCAGGCATCACAAAATTTTCGATGATCTGTACGTCAACATGGTCCATGCTGGAGAAGTCGGGGGATTGCTCGATACCATTCTTGGACGGCTATCGAAACATATCGAAAAGGCAATGAAGCTCAAAGGGCAGATCAAGAGCGCCATGGTCTATCCCGCCGCTATTCTTGGCATCGCGGCGATCGTGATTACGGTCTTAATGATTTGGGTCATCCCGGTGTTCGAGAAAATGTTCCAGGAAATGTCCGGTGGGAAAATGGGACTTCCAGCACCAACCCAGCTCGTGATCGACATGAGTAATTTCGCGCAAGGGAACTGGTATATCATTCTGGGTGTGATCGTCGGAGCCGTGACGGGCATCAAAAAGTACTATGCAACGACACAGGGGAGGTTGGCCATCGACAAGTTCCTGCTGAAGCTGCCCGTGTTTGGGGATTTGATTCGAAAGGCTTCGGTGGCCAAGTTTACCAGGACATTGGGGACATTGTTGGCCAGTGGCGTGCCATTACTGGAGGCGTTAACAATTTGTGCCAAGACGGCTGGTAACAAGGTTGTCGAAGGGGCACTGCTTGATGCAAAGGTCAGTATCAGCGGAGGTAAGACGATTTCGGAACCGCTTGCAAAAAGCGGCACCTTCCCGAAGATGGTCACGCACATGATTTCGGTCGGAGAGTCAACCGGTGCGCTGGACACTATGCTCGGGAAGATCGCCGATTTCTATGAAGACGAAGTGGATGAGGCCGTCGGGAATCTCACGGCACTCTTGGAACCGATGATGATGGTGTTTCTGGGAACTACAGTCGGCTTCATCGTCGTCGCGATGTACCTGCCGATCTTCACAATGGCGTCTGCGATCGGGTAA